The DNA segment GGTTTGTTCTCGCTGATAGAAACATATGACGGCAACGTTCTATAATAGAAAGGCATAACTGCAACAATAGCCAAAGCACCGCCTATTATATGCAAAGCCGGACGTTCGGTCTGCTTAATGCTGACCACAAGCAGAATCAGAAAAAAACATCCGAAAGCAAGGAAAAACGGAACCATGGTATCCATGTACTGTTCAACCGGAACGCCGTCTGCGAGGTTGACTGAAACCTTCATAGCCTTGAAAGATCGATACGAAAGCATCGCCCCCATGGAACAAAGCCATATAAAGCCCATTTCAAAGAACGTTCTATATGATTTATCCCGCTTGGCATTCACCAGCCAGTCACAAACAAGAATGGAAAGTATCGGAAGAACCGGCAGCATATAACGGTTAGACTTGAGTTTGAACAGCAATGTGAAAGTTAAAAGATATACAAGAAAAACACAGACCATAAAAACATATCTTTCGTCATACTTTTCTTTAATAGATTTCCAAATTCCAAACACTGCCCCGAATACATACCCGCCCCAAGGGAAGAAAATTACGGTCAGAGTATCGAGATAAGGATCAAGCCGTCCAAGCTTATCAACCAGCTTTGAACTTGAAGTTGAAGTGTTGTGGAAAAACTGCCCGACCAATCCTTGTGAATAGTCAAATCCGCTGCTCATCCATGCTGCATACAGCCAAAGTCCGAAAGGTATACATCCGGCCAGAAACCAGATCATTAAAATTTTGCGATCATTCCACTTGGCAGTAATAATCCCGCCTAAATTCATGGACGATAAAAAGGAAGCGGATTGTCCCGCTTCGTGCTTCGCGCGGACATTATGCCTGATGCCGACAGCCAGAACATATCCAGCCAGCGGGAGAAATGCGAACGGCCCTTTTGCAAGAACTCCCAAAGCTGTAACAACTGCTCCGCCGATAGAAACAACTTTGCGCTTATCTCCAAGATATCTCAGCAAATAACAGTAAGTAGCCCATGTCACACAGCAGGCGAACACAACGTCCACCTTCATCATTACTGACATAAATTTAAAAAGCACCGAACTTTGGATCATCACGGCCGCAAGCAACCCTGTTGCTGCACCGAACAGCCTTCTTCCGGTAAAAGCAGTACCTAGTACTATGAGCATTGAACAAATAACCGTCGGTATTCTCAAAAGGAAAAGAGTATTGCCGCTGAAACCTTTCAACGAAGCCAGCCAGGCAAAAGGATACATCACCCAATAGGTAAGCGGCGGCTTCTCCATTCTGGGCATACCGTCGAACATAGGGGCAAGGAAATTACCCTGCGAAAACATTTCATAAACAGCACGGGCATATTTAGGTTCATCAATATCATAAAAATAGTTAAGACATATCCCGTAAAAAGACACTGCAAATGAGAAAAGTAGTAGTAAGCCTAAAAGGATTTTCCAGTTTTTTTGACAGAAATCGTCAGAACCGTGCTTTGAATCATAATTCATATATATGTGTTCCTAAAATAATTTAAATCTTAAAAAAAGAAATTCCCATGCGGGGCTTAAGCTCTATCAAGTTTTCCAAGCCAAGTCGAAAAGCGTGGCACTGGATTAAATAAGCATCATAGGTTAGTTAAGAACTTAGACCTTATCCTATATTAAAAGAGGCTGACATGCGTTTTCAATCTATATTACGGTTGTTTTGCTTTATTACCATGTTACTGGCATTCAATGCGATTGCGGCTACAGCCTCGCCTACCATTGCAATCGAAGATTTTAAAGACAAATCAGGTCAACCGGCATCAGAATTTAAAGAATTCCTCATTAACTCCCTTACGGAAGCCGGTTTCTTATGCAGCAACAGTTCCGAGATCAGAAGCGACGTCCGCTACACTCTTGCCGGAATCGTTAAAAAAAACAAGA comes from the Maridesulfovibrio ferrireducens genome and includes:
- a CDS encoding ArnT family glycosyltransferase — protein: MNYDSKHGSDDFCQKNWKILLGLLLLFSFAVSFYGICLNYFYDIDEPKYARAVYEMFSQGNFLAPMFDGMPRMEKPPLTYWVMYPFAWLASLKGFSGNTLFLLRIPTVICSMLIVLGTAFTGRRLFGAATGLLAAVMIQSSVLFKFMSVMMKVDVVFACCVTWATYCYLLRYLGDKRKVVSIGGAVVTALGVLAKGPFAFLPLAGYVLAVGIRHNVRAKHEAGQSASFLSSMNLGGIITAKWNDRKILMIWFLAGCIPFGLWLYAAWMSSGFDYSQGLVGQFFHNTSTSSSKLVDKLGRLDPYLDTLTVIFFPWGGYVFGAVFGIWKSIKEKYDERYVFMVCVFLVYLLTFTLLFKLKSNRYMLPVLPILSILVCDWLVNAKRDKSYRTFFEMGFIWLCSMGAMLSYRSFKAMKVSVNLADGVPVEQYMDTMVPFFLAFGCFFLILLVVSIKQTERPALHIIGGALAIVAVMPFYYRTLPSYVSISENKPLPIMGQALTDGLKEITEGNTLVLHRPFFIKAFPDVVYFLKKLDNGSGCMYSLGSSAHPAEMLQAIATPEKAADLFKKEHPDAEKYPAYKYFKETKFDSAVMLLSSHDYIEFYKFLETLPPMIKDMVVVEEMNMLSVKWVDTQIRIVRFIPKQ